From Camelina sativa cultivar DH55 chromosome 5, Cs, whole genome shotgun sequence:
TCCGAAGCTGACTCCTAGAGGAGTAGAGTCTACGACCACAGGGGATAGTAAACTGATCTGTTTGTCTAAAAGGTCAGGAGGTTGCGGACCACGTGGGAGTGTTTGACCATTAACCAAAGCTGTGGCTAGTTTCTTGAACTCTTGGATATAAGCAGTGAGTGTGTGTGGTCCGTATAACGTTGAGGCTccctaaaaaaacaataaaagctGTTAAGCATAGTGACATGTACCAAAGTTGAATCAAGGGAGATAGTGTTTTTTACAAACCTCGTATCTTTGAACCTCGTATTCTTCAAAAGTGGCAATGTATTGAGAATACGTGTTGGTGAGACCTGCGATCACAACATGGAGATTGTTGCCAAATTCTTTGCTGTTCAAAGAGATGAGAAAAGACTTCACAGCGTCACGAAGACGTCTTCCAGCCATTGTAGTGAACTCTGCATCCAATAACAGATTCAGTTTAGGCATTTTAGCTCTGTTGGGAACGAATACAGAAGAGAGAGTCTTATTGATTTACCTCCGGGGACACTGAGGATGACTAATTGGCCAATGCGGAGCATCTGAATCGGAAGAATCGAAGGCTGTAGTTCATGCAGTTAACTTTTAGTCAATActctaaaatttcaaatcttttgaTCAGTTATAAGGAAACAGAGAATTGGAGCCACTCACCGCCCAGTCATATGGTTCTTTCATCTCACCAGTGTCAAGTAATATGGGTTTTGGTTTCTGGCATTGTACCTGTCCCGGACCGGGAGTTCTCAACACGTTCCTCACTAGTCTCCAAAAGACATTACCCTTAAAAAATGAGAATTACACAAGAAATCATAACAGAAAGATTCAGCGAGATATAAGAAGATGATAGTTGAAAAAGCTTGCTTAAGTAGTTACCTTATCATCTCCTTGTTTGAAATCAAAAGCACCTGGACCATCAGTAGTTCCAGCAGCAAAACCAAACCCCATTGCAGCTGGACATGTTTTAACCGTCTCAGAGCCGCCGCCTGCTTTAGGAACTGTGACATCAAGATTTGAGAAATCTAGATACGCATGTTGGTAACCAATTTTGCCCTGCAGCTTCTCTGTAGCTTTGTTAAAAAGTTGTACTGCCATTTTGAATTGCTTCTCTCCAATGATACGTGTACTCTCAAATTCATCAGGgtatctaccaaaaaaaaagtacagaaCGCTAATGAAAATGTGCAAAAGATATAATTGGAtaagaaaatcaagaagaagcaGTATAGTAAATACCCTGGACCACGGCCATAACATAATTCGTTCTTTCCATTGCAGGTACTGTGATTGAAATCACAAGGCAGGCCAGTGTCAATGCAAAAAGTACCAAGAGTATTTGGACTCACATCACCACAGTTTGATTGACAGAAGGCAGAGACAAATCTACGCTTTGAACCGTTTCTTACTCGGACTTTAGCATCAAGGAGAGACTTATCCACAGAACGTCCTTTAGAGGACTTATAAGTAGCTGCAATATCCAAAAGTCTACTCTctgaaacaaagcaaaaaacaaaaccataactATCATCCTTATAACTCTAAGCTGCAACTGCAAATGTAAAATTGCTACATTAGGTAACTCCAAGGAAAGGATTTGAACTCACGGTTTTTACTAAAATCAGAAACAATGGTTGATACTCGTCGAGGGACATTTCTTGAGCTATCTGAATTCTTCTGTCCATTCTCAAACCAGTCCTCCATAAACCGCGCAGCTGCGCCTTTGTTATCTCCACTAATCAATGAGTTAGTCCGGCTCATGGAAGTCCCATGAGTAGCAAACCAGTTAAAGCTACCAATAGGTCCCAACTGAGAATCAACAAACTTAACAAGTGTCATTTCTTTGTCAACGTTATACTTATATTTACTCCTCTCAGCTGCAGGGTTGTTCAGGTAAGAACTCGGACTTCGATTCACACCAGCATCCAATAAATCCCCTATAAAaccatcacacacacacacacacaatggTTTAACAAACATAAATCATTCTCAACATCATtgaaggaaacagagaaaaagattgTGACTTTACCTTTATTAACAAAAGCAGAACCAGGACGTAGGCTTTCGTGTGCTTGGATAATGCTTTGCTCAATGCCGTTAACAACAACGTCAAAAGACTGACGAACAAATCCAAGAGAGGTCACAATATATGTGACGTACTGAAGATATCCTCCTGGACCAGCGTGCGTGTGAATCCCACTTATTGCTACATTCTTCTCTGTGTAAAGATCACCATACCTGCAAATGTTTCACCATCGCAATTCGTATTGACTATTTCAAATTCAACTAACACTCTTCTCGAAGATCAAATCTTTAGCTAATGAAAATGTCAAGATTCTAGCTTAGTCGAAGATTCTTGAAAGCTAACCTTGCTTTGAGTCGTTCAAGAACTTTGATTGTGACGATTTGAGAAGCCATACAGGCGTCAAGATTAACAAAGGCGACGCGGTTACCTTGGGGCTCAGCGACGATGAAGGCACGAGCTCGTAACCGGAAATGAATACCAGAAGCGATTTGATCTGAGTTAGCATATCCCATCATGTTGACGTCAGCTGCAGGACCAGTGATGTCATAGCTTCCGACTCCGATCAAGTACTCAGAAGACGAATAAACAGCTCTcgaaagaacaagaaagagtAGAAACTGAAACAATGGCACTGAAGAAGCGGCCATGGTTGGAGAGCGAgctagagaaggaagaagaaagagtataGAGACGCGGATCTTGGAGGAGGTCTTTACACACGAGAATGAGTAGTGAGGAGATTTGAGAGAGATACCGCCATGAAAGATTGAGGAAATCGCAAAGGCGTGAGTGAGTGATTTgagtgggagagagagagagagagaattcaAATGTGGACGCGAGTGGTTGTCGGTAAGTAGTGCTCAAACCATTACCAAACCAAAGCTCATATCTGTCTATACTCTCATCAATatagtttgatatatttatacCGCGTCATGATTTTGCATTGGTTGCATTCTCACCTAATTGTTTTATtagtattaagtattaacaGACCGGCGATGCAATTATGAATTATCTCTATCGTGGGATAaggatttgattatttttcagATCACATTGTCAGTGGGTGGTTTTTACTTAATTTAGGGTACTACGTGTCTTTgtctttttaaacaaataagaagaagaccaagacttcaaatatcttttttttttttttttttgtcaaacagacTTCAAATGTAGTAAATTAAGTAAATGTAGTAAATATATACAGACATCTACCAgcattaatcaaatattaatgtagtagataataaataaataaataaaagaaataaaatctgtagGTATTGAttgtaaaaaattagtttttagatatttaaacaattatgaaatttttacaCTTTATAAAATTCTTACAATGTCTACAATTTTTATTCACTTTGAAAACTTCCCAAAAGCTacagttacaacttacaagtaatATAATAGATAATACTCTTTCTGTTCCtaataaattgatgtttagACATTatcacatatattttaaaaaaaaactttcatttttatttgtaaattaattattatttttggatagaaagagaaaagataaaCCATTAGATAGATTCCATGTGTGAAaagtataaaatagaaaaattagtaaaacctctataaattaatactctataaattaataaattttgctagtcccaaATCGGGCCAGTGTAACAAAactcgataagataataagataataaattatttgaaatctccatgtaaaatatggtctcaataatatcataaattaataatcatataaatttacacatatatatatatatgttaatataataatgtatatttctcttaaagctcatatctataaaacagtTGTTAAGTtgtatttttaaactataatgatataaaatattctgtAACATGTCACAAAAAtagctaatttttttaaaaaagtttttaatttctagatatccatcatttacattttggttgtttgattgactattaaaatacaacaattgatattattattcataaatttgaatatatatatatatatgttatgtgtataagtgaatttgtctattgtatttgtaatttattgttaataatgttttctatatattacaaatcTGAAAGTCTAatattattttgctaaaattttcttaattcaattttttaaaaatttaaattattaaaaatatatctataaattaataattattaatttacactataaaataataatcattaatttatagataaattaatatcactataaattaataaaatatcttggtcctaatattattaatttatagaggttttattgtattatggacaaaaataaatcatagaATATCAATTTATTAGGGATAGAGGGAGTATGTTTCTAGCATCCACACTCTAATAACATCTACTATTCAAATGTTGCCCCctctccaaaaaaaacaacactcaAACGATGTATCTTAGTTCATTGTTTTAAAACTGATAATCTTGTATTTGTATGAATGACATCTCCACACTCGAAAACATACACCAAAAGCAATCTATAAGAAGCTGTAACCATCATCTAATGAACTAAATTGATGCAAGAATCATgggcttaaaaaaaaatagtaaaataaaattgtcaaaatacCCATTTTGTGTTCACTCCTAGTCTCCTAGACAAACAAAGATgctcttcataaaaaaaaattagtaaaacaaaaataaattaaggtcaACTATAATAATCAGACGAAAATAATGATAGAATTGTTCATAATTGAAATGGTTGGAATGATTTAAATATGAACGAGAAAAAGATATGTTGGCGATATGTCCCATGTGATAAAAGCATCCATGTGTATGTGTTATTTTTCATTCACAACCTCGTCGTTAAGTAGTTTGTGTTGTCTCCATAACCCACTTGCTAAAATGCGCAATAATTTCCCTCGTGAATCTCTGAATTCTGAACTTTAGCTTTACGTACTTTAACAAGTAACATCAAAAAAAGTGGGTGTGAAATCTTCAACGGCTTCACACGTGGCATTTAAGTACCCGGTTCTACCCGGACCTTATCTGATCCGACCCAAACCCGACAACAAAAcccgcttctctctctctctctctctgtttcttgtaaTGTAATGAATTTTCCTCacacggagaagaagaagattgaattGGTTTTCTTACTCTCTAAGAAAAATCTCTAAGTTCTATCTCTTTATTTGGTTTGCTTGGAATACAAGGGAGAAATCGTAATCCATGGATAAGCCTCTGCTTTCAGGTAATTTAGAAGAAAACTATCATCTCCTCTGTGTAAAATCTCCTTTTGAGTTCTCTGATTCATAATTTTGTCTTATCGAAATTCTCATTTTAGGATCAGAGAAAACGAATGAATCCGATAGATGGGATTCGTATCAGTACCTGCAGAGAAACAGCTCCTCTGCTCGTAACCCTTCTTTCGCCGGAGCTGGCGTCACTGTCGATGAAATCCGTACCGCTTCCGCTGTTTCTGATCCTCCTTCTCTCTACCCTCCTGTTATAAAAACCCCCGTTTCATTACCCACTCGTA
This genomic window contains:
- the LOC104785676 gene encoding neutral ceramidase; protein product: MAASSVPLFQFLLFLVLSRAVYSSSEYLIGVGSYDITGPAADVNMMGYANSDQIASGIHFRLRARAFIVAEPQGNRVAFVNLDACMASQIVTIKVLERLKARYGDLYTEKNVAISGIHTHAGPGGYLQYVTYIVTSLGFVRQSFDVVVNGIEQSIIQAHESLRPGSAFVNKGDLLDAGVNRSPSSYLNNPAAERSKYKYNVDKEMTLVKFVDSQLGPIGSFNWFATHGTSMSRTNSLISGDNKGAAARFMEDWFENGQKNSDSSRNVPRRVSTIVSDFSKNQSRLLDIAATYKSSKGRSVDKSLLDAKVRVRNGSKRRFVSAFCQSNCGDVSPNTLGTFCIDTGLPCDFNHSTCNGKNELCYGRGPGYPDEFESTRIIGEKQFKMAVQLFNKATEKLQGKIGYQHAYLDFSNLDVTVPKAGGGSETVKTCPAAMGFGFAAGTTDGPGAFDFKQGDDKGNVFWRLVRNVLRTPGPGQVQCQKPKPILLDTGEMKEPYDWAPSILPIQMLRIGQLVILSVPGEFTTMAGRRLRDAVKSFLISLNSKEFGNNLHVVIAGLTNTYSQYIATFEEYEVQRYEGASTLYGPHTLTAYIQEFKKLATALVNGQTLPRGPQPPDLLDKQISLLSPVVVDSTPLGVSFGDVKADVPPKSTFRRGQQVNATFWSGCPRNDLLTEGSFAVVETLRDGGTWVPVYDDDDFSLKFKWSRPAKLSPESQATIEWRVPQSAAAGVYRIRHYGASKSLFGSISSFSGTSSAFVVV